The genomic region GCGGTTCTCGGCGcgctttatatacctacccgcGCGCGCAGTCGTCGTATGCAACCGACAAACGTCCATCCTAAGCTGAACCGCGATTCCTAaaccgataatttttatttaacttctctataaagatatttattataaataaaaattattataaagtttcagtaaattctactaacagagaaaaaaagtagttattcgtaatagaattaactcttactaataatataaacgcgAAACTTTGTATAGACGCATATTTGTTAGTCTTtctcgcaaaaactactgaacagatatggatgaaatttggcaaacagttagtttaggcttggaaataacaacacttatgttactttttaccgcgggataaCATCTCAGACCCACGGGAAACTGGAAGGAATCTGTTCgacattattcttaaaattcaacAGCTTACAAACTACCTTCAGCCGTAaaagaacaatgttttttcattcCCATGGGAGTACTATGATTTCCCTcggtaaattattcttatagtttatgatatcagcctaaactaacttaagtagaaagaatttagatgagcccttttaatttttttcccatggtAATCCAGTCAATTCCAAGGTAATAAGTAACTATAACATATTCTATtaatgattgtaatttacctatctagtaacaatgatcgacgtcgttcgttgaccggaacaggcgttaaaaaaacaatatactaccgattcccatgggaaacggatgttttcccgcggtaaaaagtagtctttatgttgcgccaggctctaaaatatgtcggtacaaaatttcaaccaaatccgtcaaatagttgcggagattaatggtgcctatgtataagcatagaatagtgttcgacgtgattctttaatttgacataacttttttatttatgaaccgattgacatgaaacaaacactaaagcataactgaagcataccacaatatattcgtgaaaaccgcatccaactcggttcagccgtttctgagattagcgtgaacagacaaacagacaaaccgacaaacagacaaaaaaaaagttaattacgtttttgggttcgacatcgacataacaataacccctgctattttttttatttttattttcaatgtacagacagcacttttctacaattttattatatgtatagatgaaCACTAAACAAATTGTGAGGAGACTGGTGTCTGTATGTGGTAAGGCCTGTGTGGCAGTACTCCAGAACTCTCACACCCGGACAAATGCTTTACAAACTAAAAGTAACAGTTCACAGTCAGAATAAATGACAAATAGACAAAGTAAAGGAGtaattcttttgtttcttttgaCTTCAAACAGATAGGGAgcgcaataaaatttaatatcaagtACTAAATTACTTAggaggtacataaaatcagaAGATTCTCTTGTAAATTTTCGATACAGCCATGAAGGCTGTACATAGTTATAGCTATATACATAGTTCgtctaatgttataaaattattaataaaatttgtctcTACAGTTTTTTCTGTTCTGCCAAAACTCAAGGCTATGCGACATTGACTCACACGCCATTCCTACCACTTCTGACTCCAAATCACGACTTTACGTATTCAATACTTAGGCAATTGTTCTAATATACTTCCGTAATATGTAAcgttagttttaatttatacaatggCGGgtgttctattctaagtaagccgtgtggttcccggcatcaatacaaaagagaatgggaccactccgtctatttgccatggatgtcgtaaaaggcgattaagggataggcttacaaacttggtatttctttaaggcgatggactagctaACGtgaaagctgaacgtggcctatcagtcttttcaagactgttggctctgtctaccccacaagggatatagacgtgaccatgtgtatgtatgtatgtaaaccggattaatggaatatgttttaatcccggttacatcGTCGCTTCTCTGGCGGGGTACGCATTTTTGACTATTATCTTGGAAAAtaaggttttacacgaagcgacttccatctgactctcacaacctttgcaggggaacgtaacccatattggatcgtgTTTAGAAATTAAGTTGTCTTAATGAGCAGGTCTCCTCACGATggtttccctcaccgtaagagaaacggttagcactcaaaaactaatgtacataactaagaaaaaaaatttgctgtaGAAACGGTGGTGTGGTGGTCCTCGGtgagatttgaacctgtgtctcCATTTGCGTGTCATGTTCAAGCATTTTAAAATCACCTTCTCGATTCACCTTGACCTTCCTGACATTCTTGTCATCCTTTTTCTTGCCGATTTTGCGTCATTTACGTCTTACCTGATGGACACCCGATGGAATTATAAGAGGGAAGGTCATGATATTACAATGTTGGAGACACGAGATTGGGTAATTGtgacacaaacatacatacatataatcacgtctatatcccttgcggggtagacagagccaatagtcttgaaaacacttgtaggccacgttcagctgtttatgGCAAACTGtagaaagtgccgtgtggattccggcatcattataaaaataaaagaaccactgcaaaggtgactaaggaataggcttataaacttcggattcttctataaggcgatgggttagctaGGCttacctctcactatttgaatttcaaatcagtcttttcaagactgttggttctgcctACCTTGCAAAGGAAATAGaaatgattatattattatcaaggTACCTTCGAGTATGTATGTCTGCAAAAAGCAAATTTCCTCATAACATTTTCTCCCACTGTAGAAAAATTGTTGagtaagtaaattttgtaaGTTGAAGTAATGATAGTAAACTCTGAAGTATTGAACATTATGGTGgagtcgggattcgaacctgttgTTTACGAGTCATACCATGCGTCTATATTTGTTTGAGGACCACTATGGTCTAACTTGTCTACTGAATGAGTTCTCTTGTACAATTTAAGAaaaccagtttttttttcagttttactAATACTTAGTTTCTTGTTAttcttgaatttattttctatcctATAACACCAGAGTCGAGATTACGTTTGAAGTTAGCTCTATATGATTTTCGTCCGCATTAAtctaacattttgttttttaatcttCCTTATTACTGAGTCACTGGGTTTAGGTAAGGTGTAGACTGAagaaattttcaaacaaaaaagttcatttcaaaaatatttattaaagtcaTTTCGTTTTACGAAAGCGCAGTTTAACTGGACAAAATTCATCATCAATTACAGCAATATGCGATGAAACTTTTTCGAGGAAACACGAAAGTTTGTTGCAATGGTCACCAAAAGTTTTGATTCGATTATTAAGTTATAGCACCAGGCGATTAAAGGTCCTAGGGCTTGACCATTTTATCGTGCCCAATAACAATGGTCAAAGCTTGCTATGAACAGAAAGTCAAAAAGGGATGAGTGAAAAATGTataggattttttaaaattatcataacaattctgtataataaatatttatttgtattcaaTTGTACATAATCGTTTTTCTTCTTAGCTACACTTACGCTAtacgtttcttttttttttgtttttttttttcatttgctataaaataataaataactgagTATTCTTTGTCCATTGATCCATTTTCGTCGTAAAGGTCTATttgatttacaaaattacttcagtaattttaaaatcgatACACATTATCCATTGTCAATAGCCAAGTcgcatttaaaaacaaatcatcACTTAAAAACATTGAgctaagttataaataaatacaattttatatacattacaaataccgtactatacacacatatacaaatattacataGGTAGGTGTACCCATCAGATTAAACACATTcagtaaaataatacattgaggaattcaaaattatattgttgtttattttttagcgGCGTTCAAATTCAGTTAAAATGATCTATGAGAAATTTTGGTAATAAACTAGATTTTTACTATTACTTTTCAATTTACATTGTTGTCAAAAAAGGCACCGAAGTTCACAACTATTTCAATACTAATCGATTTACAAAGTCACTCACTAACCGGcttattaaactaaatatttaaacacatCTTTGAAATGTATATCTAATCCAAATTCATGGCAATTTCTATGTTCCAGCATTTATCAGGcaacaaaataatgaagaatTGTTGTCATTGTATAAAGCGAcaataatttagtttatgacgttaataaaatttatctaaaaCTGATTAAGCTATTCGATTAGTTAGTAAGGTCCTTCGGCGTTCCTCGCTACGTCTGCCGCGTTGTCATCGTATCCACCTGCTCTGGAAGCAGCATCAGCTGGTTCCACGGAGATTCTGGGTTTGAAGCCACGTTCATCAGCCTCATATTCCACTACCTGATAATGAAATCATGCATGATTAAAATCATTAATCTTATCAACTatcccttttttttattgcatttatcacatttttgttttaactttttgCTTAAAAACTTATTCTGTTAACGAAATTGATTTGAaaggtaatttaatttacatgccatgaaaagattattttaaaggaAAGTTTTCAGAATTAGTCACCCGTCTTAAACCATCCCCCCTTGTgatttaagatttatatttattttcgaatCAGCAACCTTCATCTTTCACATCGTCTTTAGGAAAGCATGGAGTGTTATTGACTACTTATATTCTGCTAGTAATGGCTTTTACCTTTTTCTGATCTTATCCCAGTCTTTTAAACATTTGTTTCTTCAACAGTaaggtttataaaataaaatatttctttttctcttaCCTGTTTGGTACCATCTGGAAGTACCACAAAGTAGGACCCCTCAGCCCTGTTATCCTGTCTAGATTCCGTGTGCCCGAAGTCGCTCCCAGAAATGTAATCGTTCACTTTGTAGCCAAAGTCGTAGTTCGCTGGTTCCTGGAATCATAAACGATAAAGGATATAAAAGTAGATAATGCATTTAGTATAATTTTGTCAATGTTATAAATTGTTTGTCattgatatttattgtttttggttAGTATTGGGcaggatttataaaaaaaaggtcaAGTAAATAACCCTGTGGTATACCATACTTCTCCTACTATTTTAAGGATATTTATACTAGCATTTGTCCATATATATAAGTAGCTAATGTCTCATCCTATATACCAAGTTTATCCTAATCGATATtgaagtttataattttttcgttacaacaatttttacataggtactacaaacattttttttctatattagtTAAATCATCACTGATAATTTCACCAACAACCAAACTTTTAAGCAAGAACGATCACAAACCTGGTTCAGCAGCTCATCCAAAGCATTTCTGGCGTACCCATAGCCCTGGCTGGAGAGCGAGCTGTATTGACTAGGGACACCGTACTCTTCAGAAGGCATGGAGTCCCGGGCCGAAGGGGCTCCGTATTTGTCAGAGGGAGAAGACCTAGAAGAGTAAGAATTTAGCAATTTAATGTAgactcattttatttttagtttattggCCCACAGAGAAATGTACATATAGTGTGAAGGCGATATACAATGTAATGTGGcctacaaaacattttttttatacaaagtcTCAGTGATGGTGTTAAATACTCGTACTTATAGTAAAAAGCCTTCATGAGAGCAATAGATAAATAGAACCGATTTAGATTATAAGGTCGACATAATTCTCGTTTTAGAGTTTTGattattatctatctatacatataataaatctgtagaaaggtcaattctgtacattgaaaatattgaaaaataaatagcagggggtgttactggatcgataccaaacacaaaaatgtgattaaaaaaatttttgtctgtctgtctgtatgttcaggcatcacgtgaaaactaacagttcgattttgatgaaacttggtataattataccttattatcctgggcgtaaaatacgatactttttatcccgaaaaaatacgaagaaaaaaaaatcttaatttttcagtttatccatagacgttgttctgtagaaccgcgaacacacgttgcgttacccgcagtggaattagcgccgtaacctgtagcaccgaaagtcggctttggcttgaaccgtttgctgcacaagcgggccgctactaattactatgaaaaaaatactacatagctacattaattcccatcaagctgaaaatgagtataattatttaaaacacaatcaaaagcattatttcaaaattccccatgattccggtttaagggaaaaaatttactcacggtcaaaggtaaaaaatgggtgtatcgcaattttctttaaaacggtaagtttttcaaatcggaaaattacctcagacataaattgtagatcataaagttatctataaaaaaaggtatcaataatttttttcaacaaagctaccgtttctgagatataacgatgcaaaaagttgcaagcgtcataatatgcatccgtttccttgccacctctgaggtagtgtactattagcgcgttttttttaacatttttattattaaacttgaaaaagtctgaaataggttagaataaacacgtgttttcactacgcagtggcactcaagactaactttcgcatttattattaaaaaaaaatagaataaccctaagtgaagaaaatcatcttaggacaataagagattacaattatcaaattcaatgcaataatcaaattaaaactaaaactaaagaaaataaaaagaaagaaaaaagatgactacaaactaaaatttaatttataaattgtacagtccttgcatagcatcaacatgtgGGAATGTGCCCAgtaggctggcagcattgccaattcgaatggcaatgctgattctctgagccagataatttccagccctccggtcaagagatacctcaattagctttttcgacaattgtcggaaaagctgatgggcagataggccgggtcccagagtttctaccccaaaaggttcaaaagtatagatattaccgataactacatatttgcgccttttgaggttttttgcctcatttgaagcagaacggccttagatttagtaacctgaagatgagacggcgcaagtgtgtcgacacaagtagcatcccacaccaaaggccgccccaatctccagggtacgtaccaaagtcataccatccggtctcttggcatcatcccgagccagaccgtatggttctagaacggctggaacatggatggtggcaagagcacggaggattatatcatttagggtggcatggcgccctaaacggccggcactcctagggcatgagaggccgtggtgtccatagccgacaacggtatccccgcaaggactactattattaaagactaacggtatttcatgtgttgagcattctgagataaagcagctatacgaccctagccacgtacacaattaaacagagagacagatgttgtctcaaggtatccccgcaaggactactattattaaagactaacggtatttcatgtgttgagcattctgagataaagcagctatacgaccctagccacgtacacaattaaacagagagacagatgttgtctcaaggtttcactacagtataaatgaagggactgggtttcattatacttatgtatattttatattttgaattcaagttaaaattaccgacagaacaatatttttactcatattactgctacatagagtatatacgagacgtgcttacttaccgttttgaagaaaatcgtaaaaatcccattttcttacctttgaccttgggtattttttttccttaaaccggaatcatggggaattttgaaataatgcttttgattgtgttttaaataattatactcattttcagcttgatgggaattaatgtagcttcattcctattttttggtctaaattgaccggactgaaaataaaatggagaaataaaccatctacgcgaagaccgacatccgcgcggacggagtcgcggggggaagctagtcaatcaaaaataaaatctcacCTAGCAGATCCGAAACCAGAAGCGAAGGCATTAGTCGTCAAGTCTGCGGCTCCGGAAGGCGCACCATACTCTTGAGAAAGTCCTCCCGCACTGGGAGCACCATAACTTTCTGACAGACCACGAGTCGCCGGTGCACCATACGATTGCGAAGGCGCGCCAAAACTTTGAGAATAAGAATCAGCTCCCCTTGAAGCAGGCAGACCATATTGCGATGATAGAGAACGAGAGGAAGGGGCGCCATATGATTGGGAAGGCGAGCTTCGGGCTCCGAACGATTTGTCTGCAGAATAGCTTGAAATACCATTGGACCTGGCTGCCGGAGCTCCGTACTGTTGGCTTATTGAGCGGAATTGACTGGGAGCGCCATATTTCTGTGAAGGAGACCCGAAGCTCCTTTGAGAGGGAAGGTAGCTCGAACTGGAACGGAATTCTGGAGCACCATATTGAGTAGATGGGGCTCCTGAGTATAAATCAGATCCAGGTGCGCTATACTCTTGAGACAAACCACCTCGGGTTGCTAAAGCTGAGCGAGCATTGGGAGCGCCGTATTCTTGGGAAATTCCACGTGCTGAAGGTGCACTGTAATCTTGGGATAAGGAACGAGAGCTGGGAACACCGTAAGATTGGGATATTCTAGAACTTGCTGAACGGGCATTA from Amyelois transitella isolate CPQ chromosome 27, ilAmyTran1.1, whole genome shotgun sequence harbors:
- the LOC106130391 gene encoding pro-resilin, which gives rise to MKILFPLVLCLSLALAEPPVGNSYPSARSGHDHHDNHGFDFQRSLSQEYGPPAFGSARSLSQQYGPPSARSGLSSSRNALSQEYGPPSARSGPRNALSTSYGAPSARSVSQEYGVPNARSASSRISQSYGVPSSRSLSQDYSAPSARGISQEYGAPNARSALATRGGLSQEYSAPGSDLYSGAPSTQYGAPEFRSSSSYLPSQRSFGSPSQKYGAPSQFRSISQQYGAPAARSNGISSYSADKSFGARSSPSQSYGAPSSRSLSSQYGLPASRGADSYSQSFGAPSQSYGAPATRGLSESYGAPSAGGLSQEYGAPSGAADLTTNAFASGFGSARSSPSDKYGAPSARDSMPSEEYGVPSQYSSLSSQGYGYARNALDELLNQEPANYDFGYKVNDYISGSDFGHTESRQDNRAEGSYFVVLPDGTKQVVEYEADERGFKPRISVEPADAASRAGGYDDNAADVARNAEGPY